In the Engraulis encrasicolus isolate BLACKSEA-1 chromosome 9, IST_EnEncr_1.0, whole genome shotgun sequence genome, one interval contains:
- the si:dkey-118j18.2 gene encoding uncharacterized protein si:dkey-118j18.2, translating to MMELYWYIVVIVFIIIKIFFYICWYRTRQRQLAAYLSNPRNAQIVIVGGRAYLHQMCERQNTSIWPSWYGVQDEVSVGEPSASLPQDPSLSHLDTPPPYEAVSGANDLKPPPYSEYAQAVDTASGAPPIAVPDSTDTSSFSEAPPPYTPSATSSASRHPDSSSHSQSQPGDERLC from the exons ATGATGGAACTCTACTGGTATAT agttgtcatagtatttatcatcatcaagATCTTCTTCTACATCTGCTGGTATCGCACAAGGCAGAGGCAGCTGGCAGCCTACCTGAGCAACCCCCGCAATGCCCAGATCGTCATCGTCGGGGGGCGCGCTTACCTGCACCAGATGTGCGAGAGGCAAAAC ACGTCCATCTGGCCCAGCTGGTATGGCGTGCAGGATGAGGTCTCGGTAGGCGAACCCTCCGCCTCCCTCCCGCAggacccctccctctcccacctgGACACTCCGCCTCCGTACGAGGCCGTCTCAGGAG CCAATGACTTGAAGCCTCCTCCGTACAGTGAGTATGCCCAGGCTGTGGACACAGCATCCGGAGCCCCGCCCATCGCCGTGCCGGACAGCACGGACACCAGCAGCTTCTCAGAGGCCCCGCCTCCATACACGCCCAGTGCCACCTCCTCAGCCAGTAGGCATCCagacagcagcagccacagccaatCACAGCCTGGAGATGAAAGACTATGCTAG